Within Lolium rigidum isolate FL_2022 chromosome 5, APGP_CSIRO_Lrig_0.1, whole genome shotgun sequence, the genomic segment ggctgctccaccacggcggcccctgccccggccacgggggcgcccagggccacggcctcgaccgcctcgccggccaccaagaccggccatggacttcctcgcgggcctgactgcgtcgcaggaacacctaggcggcgctgcagtcgagctttgtggcggctagggtttctttggaggagtggacgaggaagaagaacgcgcgccccctttatataggccgaaggcatgcggtggccgtgagatgcgtggcgtcgccattaacgtggttggcggaggtgggctgcggccgctcggcagccgaggcatcgccattaacgtggcgcaggctgtcgaagcgacgcagcgcagtcgctggcgcgtttgagaagacgcatcaacgCAGGGTCGATGCCAGGCGggtccgacgaaacgtccgccagacacgagcgaacactttgcgcgtctacgcagcgtccgcagagacgcatccgaggtgcATACCAGATGTATTTTGGTCACGTGGGTCGGTCAGCGACCTTTTACGTGGCGCCGGTTGGAGATGCTAACATTGCTTGACCGGATGAGCTCTCCTATTTCAGAGGGTCTGTCAGGGCGAAGAAGAAAAACCAGAAATCACCTCTTCTGTTTCCCTGATGCAGGCCGTCGTGGGTCCCTTGCTGGGCCGTGGATCGACCGATCGACAGCCCGTGTTACCCTCGAATCAGAATCCCCATTTTTCCTCTTCAACCTGCTTTAACCCTAGTTACAGACcggacggcggccggcggccggcgggtgAGGGGCTTCTGCCGGGGACACGAGGATTCGCGCGCGCGAAGTGCAGCGAGAAGACGAAGCTATCAACGGAGTGAAGGGGGGCTTGGGATCGTGGTGGCTTGCAGTTCGAGTCAGCGTCGGTAAGCACTGGACCCCCCGCCCTTCTCCCCTCCTTTTTTCTCCTCAAACATGTTTCTGCAAAATTTGTTTGTTCCTTTGTTGGTTTTGCCTTGCAAGCAAATTTGTTTGTTCCTTTGTTGGTTTTGCCTTGCAAGTAACAACTTGTTATCCCACAGTTTGAGTATACTGCTTAGACATTTCTGTATTACTGTCAGTCACTGAATTAACGTACAAAAGATGATTATTTTCTACTGTTTGCAGCCAGCATTCGCGGTCAATGGTGTATTTTTACCGGCTGATCCGGATTTGCATGCCTTTGTAACcccaaattattattttttgcttATTTGTCTAAAGTTTGGTGTAAACTATTCCTAAGCTGTTTGGTCGATACACAACTCACACGTTTAATTCCTGCGGGGCGCCATTTCGGTGCATGGCTAGAATTTTGCGGTGAGgtactttgttttatttatgcATGTATACATAAAATTTCACCATTATTTGTCAATAGAAATGTCATGCCTGACTCTGCATTTGTTGTGCACCCACGACTTATTTTTTTCGTTTACCAATTCTTGGAAGACAGAACCTAAATTTTTccaaatcaaaaaaataaaaagaatctaAATATGTCAAACTTgcttcttgatttttttttgccCACAAGTTACTTTAATCAGCCCCATAATTTTTTTAATCTGTCTTCGCAGAAAAACCCAGTACTAGGAAGATTAGTCAACTGGAAAATCAGGAATTGCTAATTTAAAGGCTGCATTGCTGTattgggtttactatggtttctgaGGAAGTCAATTCGAAGAAGCAAAGAAACGAGGAGTGCTTCATAAACTGTCTCCCAGGAGACCTCATCGAGCGGGTATTCTTGAGGCTTCCAGTGAGCACTTTATTGATGTGTGTTGGTGTCTGCAAACCCTGGCAAAACTTGATCCGGGATCCTCAGTTTGTCACATTACACCTCAAGCATGCGTCCCATTTTGCCCTCCTATTCTTCGGAAAAGAGTCTATTGCAGGCGAACGCCACCCTAGTGACGCTATCCTGATTGATGAAGCATGGTCACAGTCGACATATGCAGTACCAGTGGTTAGGCCTGATGATATTCTTTTTGGTTCATGCAATGGGCTTCTTGGCTTATACACAAAGACATCATCAATCAAGATAGCTAACCTTGCAACTGGTGAATGCTTGCATCTGGAGAAACCTGTAAAGAATCTCAAGGGTGACCACTTCTCGTCATATAGCTTTGGATTTCACCCATTGACAAAAGAATACAAGATTACACACTTTCTTCGTGATTGTGTTGAGGATCACCCCGAGAATAAAGACAGATTCAAGTTCATTCAAGTTTATAAACTTGGCGATGAGACATGGAAAGATATCAGAACTCCAGAAGACTTAAGCTTGAACTGTGTGAGAAACTCTGGTTCAATCAATGTTGATGGAACAATGTATTGGCTAACTGAAGATATGGCAGCTAACTGGCATCATGCTGTTATGTCTTTTGATCTCGGTAAAGAAAGTTTTGCACGGATACAACTACCAGCATCAGTACCTGAAGATTGTGCTTCTGGTGGTCCTCGTCGGTATTGGATCAGAGAAATTAATGGGAAGATAAGTATAGCAACTGCTCAAACTCATCCTTCTCAGCCGACAAGGCTTGTTGGTGAGCTGCAGATCTGGACACTTGACAATAAAACGGAGCAAAGGTGGAGCCAGAAGTATAATATTCTGGCAATAGATTACATTCCGGGACCAAGTTTGGCTCATGGTGAAAAGTTGTTGACGCAATGTCGTGACGGTAACCTATATTCGTATGAGTTGCTTGCGGAGAACGTCACGAGTAAAGTGCTTAAGATGGCGAAGCTGTTAGATTTCAGCCCCCGCAAACCTGACAACATGCAATCCTACATTTGTGTGAAGTCACTTGTACGTCTAGATGTATACAAGAAAGCTGGTATTGTGTGTAGGCCAAACCAACGGGAAGGCTTGGAATCGAAGAAGTGGGAGGCGTGGCAGCAGCTGCTCTCTAAGATAGAAGAATTGTGGAGCTGCATTCATCAAAAGGAGAATCATAGTATTGTATGCTGGCTAAATTTAAATTTTCCTTAATGAAAATTAGTTTATGGGAAAAATTAACAAATGAGTTGACATTTGATAGGCATCTTCACAACAACTCCGCATACGGCTCAATGCTCTACTACCACATTTATCAGATGATTCGATTCGACAACAAATAGGCATGGAAATTGGTCAAAAGTTTCCAGTCTTTCCAGATCAAGTAATTC encodes:
- the LOC124653109 gene encoding F-box protein At3g07870-like — translated: MVSEEVNSKKQRNEECFINCLPGDLIERVFLRLPVSTLLMCVGVCKPWQNLIRDPQFVTLHLKHASHFALLFFGKESIAGERHPSDAILIDEAWSQSTYAVPVVRPDDILFGSCNGLLGLYTKTSSIKIANLATGECLHLEKPVKNLKGDHFSSYSFGFHPLTKEYKITHFLRDCVEDHPENKDRFKFIQVYKLGDETWKDIRTPEDLSLNCVRNSGSINVDGTMYWLTEDMAANWHHAVMSFDLGKESFARIQLPASVPEDCASGGPRRYWIREINGKISIATAQTHPSQPTRLVGELQIWTLDNKTEQRWSQKYNILAIDYIPGPSLAHGEKLLTQCRDGNLYSYELLAENVTSKVLKMAKLLDFSPRKPDNMQSYICVKSLVRLDVYKKAGIVCRPNQREGLESKKWEAWQQLLSKIEELWSCIHQKENHSIASSQQLRIRLNALLPHLSDDSIRQQIGMEIGQKFPVFPDQKARSLRRLNLVEQKRDREALDARINKYLEIIKGTTEALDNISSMINSAIQVQVGASISNVVICSQNHSEGEDAVDI